The Clostridium septicum genome contains a region encoding:
- a CDS encoding lytic transglycosylase domain-containing protein, which produces MDIPKVEDLLKMSFNKEVLKKTIGDGPEFDLVYQALLDNMKDEAASEGNESNSSQDYLVKSTNAGVRLDKIPMRIKRENENIINNLYNKLDNEVSLQSLDNKVTSQDVDISNLDNGERINRAVDKYSQEFGVDKNLILAIIKQESNFDPNVESEAGAKGLMQLMDFNVEEYGVTDPFNIEENIRGGVNHIKEYLDMFDGNIEMALMAYNGGPGNMERRGVTSVNDIYKMPLETQAYVPKVMNYYRNGF; this is translated from the coding sequence GTGGATATACCTAAAGTTGAGGATTTACTTAAGATGTCCTTTAATAAAGAAGTTCTAAAAAAAACTATAGGAGATGGTCCTGAATTTGATTTAGTTTATCAAGCTTTATTAGATAATATGAAAGATGAAGCAGCAAGTGAAGGAAATGAAAGTAATTCTTCTCAAGACTATTTAGTTAAATCAACTAACGCAGGAGTTAGATTAGATAAGATTCCAATGAGAATAAAAAGGGAAAATGAAAATATTATAAATAATTTATATAACAAATTAGATAATGAAGTTAGCCTACAAAGTTTAGATAATAAAGTAACTTCACAAGATGTAGACATAAGTAATTTAGATAATGGTGAGAGAATAAATAGGGCAGTAGATAAATATTCACAAGAATTTGGAGTGGACAAGAATTTAATTCTTGCAATAATTAAGCAAGAATCAAATTTTGATCCAAATGTAGAATCAGAAGCTGGTGCTAAAGGGCTTATGCAATTAATGGATTTTAATGTTGAAGAATATGGAGTAACAGATCCTTTTAATATAGAAGAAAATATTAGAGGGGGAGTTAATCATATAAAAGAATACTTGGATATGTTTGATGGTAATATTGAAATGGCATTAATGGCTTATAATGGAGGTCCTGGTAATATGGAAAGAAGAGGAGTAACATCTGTTAACGATATTTATAAAATGCCATTGGAAACTCAAGCATATGTACCTAAGGTTATGAATTATTATAGAAATGGTTTTTAA